The following coding sequences are from one Rutidosis leptorrhynchoides isolate AG116_Rl617_1_P2 chromosome 11, CSIRO_AGI_Rlap_v1, whole genome shotgun sequence window:
- the LOC139874621 gene encoding uncharacterized mitochondrial protein AtMg00810-like: MKDLGHLSYFLGIAVTRTSDGMFRSPKKYATEIISRDGLSNSNSVRTPVDSNNKLSSHASSSYSNPTEFRSLATTLKYLTFTRPDISCDLKQVCLHMHDPKESHMNALKPIVRYIKGTSHYGLHLSKSAVHSLVSYTDSDWGGCPVTRWSTSGYCVFLGSNLISWPTKRQPTLSALAPKPNIEEW; the protein is encoded by the coding sequence ATGAAGGATCTTGGGCATCTTAGCTATTTTCTGGGCATTGCAGTTACTAGAACATCGGATGGTATGTTTCGTAGTCCGAAAAAGTATGCCACCGAAATTATTAGTCGTGATGGTTTATCTAACAGCAACTCGGTCCGCACACCTGTTGACTCCAACAACAAGTTAAGCTCTCACGCTAGTTCATCTTACTCTAATCCCACAGAATTTCGTAGTTTAGCCACGACGTTGAAATACCTCACTTTCACTCGTCCTGACATCTCTTGTGACTTAAAACAAGTTTGTTTGCATATGCATGATCCGAAGGAAAGCCACATGAATGCTTTGAAGCCAATTGTACGTTATATTAAAGGCACTAGTCATTATGGGTTACATCTGTCTAAGTCAGCCGTACACTCCCTTGTTTCATACACGGATTCGGACTGGGGTGGGTGCCCAGTTACTCGTTGGTCTACCTCAGGGTATTGTGTATTTCTCGGTTCGAATCTGATATCATGGCCTACCAAACGACAGCCTACTTTATCCGCTCTAGCGCCAAAGCCGAATATAGAAGAGTGGTAA